From one Thermoanaerobaculum aquaticum genomic stretch:
- a CDS encoding class I adenylate-forming enzyme family protein codes for MIRPLCPFVARFFRLAQGEPAAPAFLDADGHLLAPRALVAQQSELLAELYGRLKLPHRPVVLSLANGPALVAHFLALRSLGHPVALADTTAPYPELARVATALGAGALVANMERLEKGQELMPPGVGVERQDTKPVPFPKGTAVFKLSSGSTGEPQAFAAAAAQLYADAVHIFSTMGLQRSDRTLAAIPLTHSYGLGSCLVPLLVWGTPLVLPSCNLPAALAHTLAVAKVQHFPAVPAMVRALASLPDLPPWPALRVCLTAGAPLTPRDAAAFFAATGHKPHVFYGSSECGGITYDRTDACPHQEGAVGTPLDGVRVDVVDEEGNPLPAGTEGRVRVRSRAVVLGAVPPLADAKVLTPGCFLTGDAGFFDDQGVLHLTGRLSEVVNVAGKKVHPEEVRRVLEALPGVLSAAVVGVPDPHRGQVLGAVLAVAPQAGLTVHKVISYCRSRLAPYKVPRKVALVPELPLTARGKVAKRDLLALLNGKKTPAER; via the coding sequence ATGATTCGCCCCCTCTGTCCCTTTGTCGCTCGCTTCTTCCGGCTAGCTCAGGGAGAGCCGGCTGCCCCTGCCTTTTTGGATGCGGATGGACACCTCCTGGCCCCCCGGGCGCTGGTGGCCCAGCAGAGCGAGCTTTTAGCCGAACTTTACGGGCGCCTGAAGCTCCCCCACCGCCCCGTGGTGCTTTCCCTGGCCAACGGACCGGCCCTGGTGGCTCATTTTTTGGCCTTGCGCAGCCTTGGACACCCCGTGGCTCTGGCCGATACCACCGCCCCGTACCCGGAGCTGGCGAGGGTCGCCACAGCTTTGGGGGCAGGGGCGCTGGTGGCCAACATGGAGCGGCTGGAAAAGGGCCAGGAGCTCATGCCCCCGGGGGTGGGGGTGGAGCGGCAGGACACCAAGCCCGTCCCATTTCCCAAAGGCACAGCGGTTTTCAAGCTGAGCTCTGGCTCCACCGGCGAACCGCAAGCCTTTGCCGCGGCGGCGGCGCAACTCTACGCCGATGCCGTGCATATCTTCAGCACCATGGGTTTGCAGCGCAGCGATCGCACCTTAGCCGCCATCCCCCTCACCCACTCCTACGGGCTCGGCTCGTGCCTGGTGCCGCTTTTGGTGTGGGGAACCCCGCTGGTGCTGCCCTCCTGCAACCTCCCGGCCGCCCTGGCCCACACCCTGGCCGTGGCCAAAGTCCAGCATTTCCCGGCGGTGCCCGCCATGGTTCGGGCTTTGGCCTCGCTGCCGGACCTGCCCCCCTGGCCTGCCCTGCGGGTTTGTCTCACCGCCGGCGCCCCCCTCACCCCCCGCGACGCCGCTGCCTTTTTTGCCGCCACCGGCCACAAGCCCCACGTTTTTTACGGCTCTTCCGAATGTGGGGGCATCACTTACGATCGCACCGACGCCTGCCCGCACCAAGAAGGAGCGGTGGGAACGCCCCTGGACGGGGTGAGGGTGGACGTGGTGGACGAGGAAGGCAATCCCCTGCCGGCGGGCACCGAAGGTCGGGTGCGGGTGCGCTCCCGGGCGGTGGTGCTGGGCGCGGTACCCCCCCTGGCGGATGCGAAGGTACTCACCCCTGGGTGCTTCCTCACCGGCGATGCGGGCTTTTTCGATGACCAGGGCGTCCTCCACCTCACCGGCCGGCTTTCGGAAGTGGTGAACGTGGCGGGTAAAAAGGTGCACCCCGAGGAGGTGCGCCGGGTTTTGGAAGCGCTGCCTGGGGTATTGAGTGCCGCGGTGGTGGGGGTGCCGGATCCTCACCGGGGTCAGGTGCTGGGGGCGGTGCTGGCGGTGGCGCCGCAGGCGGGGCTCACCGTGCATAAGGTCATTAGCTACTGCCGCTCTCGTTTGGCGCCTTACAAGGTGCCGCGCAAGGTGGCGCTGGTGCCCGAGCTTCCCCTCACCGCCCGGGGCAAGGTCGCCAAAAGGGACCTTTTGGCGCTTTTGAACGGCAAAAAGACCCCCGCTGAAAGGTAA
- a CDS encoding cyclic nucleotide-binding domain-containing protein, whose translation MILRPRYRIEELDQYLAKRDYGAALSAIAEELKKHPENFNLLLRQAEILGMAGDRGHAIEVYRNLARHFAKQGRYSMAIAVTNKILRLDPSQTEAAEELQALLAAQKEEEEKAKSRLLQAARTPTPPPRVTVSQAPAPEPPPPPPATPQPAPESEALRFFSAFPSPALTELLGSTSVRSYGPGHAIVREGEYGDSLFLIVEGNVVVEGTDPHGKKVTLATLGPGDFFGEVAVLTGKPRTATVVAQSPVTVIEISKEILAEICQRHPEVSAVLDKFYQERANATVSVMLARLREAP comes from the coding sequence ATGATCCTCCGCCCCCGCTACCGCATTGAGGAGCTGGACCAGTACCTGGCCAAGCGGGACTACGGCGCTGCCCTATCGGCCATTGCCGAAGAGCTCAAAAAACACCCGGAAAACTTCAACTTGCTCTTGCGGCAAGCAGAAATTTTGGGAATGGCCGGCGATCGTGGGCACGCCATTGAGGTTTACCGCAACCTTGCCCGGCACTTTGCCAAGCAGGGTCGCTACTCCATGGCCATTGCGGTGACCAACAAGATCCTCCGCTTGGACCCCTCCCAAACCGAAGCCGCCGAAGAGCTGCAGGCGCTTTTAGCCGCGCAAAAGGAAGAGGAAGAAAAAGCAAAAAGCCGGCTGCTGCAAGCTGCCAGGACACCCACCCCACCGCCCAGGGTCACGGTGTCCCAGGCCCCGGCCCCTGAGCCTCCCCCGCCACCCCCGGCGACTCCCCAGCCCGCTCCGGAAAGCGAAGCGTTGCGCTTCTTCTCGGCGTTCCCCAGCCCGGCCCTCACCGAGCTTCTGGGTTCCACGTCGGTTCGCTCCTACGGACCCGGCCACGCCATCGTCCGGGAGGGGGAGTACGGCGATTCGCTGTTCTTAATCGTGGAAGGCAACGTGGTGGTGGAGGGTACCGACCCCCACGGCAAAAAGGTCACGCTGGCCACCCTGGGCCCCGGGGATTTCTTTGGGGAAGTGGCGGTGCTCACTGGAAAGCCGCGCACCGCCACGGTGGTAGCCCAAAGCCCGGTCACGGTGATTGAAATTTCAAAGGAAATCCTGGCGGAAATTTGCCAGCGGCACCCGGAGGTGTCGGCGGTTCTCGACAAGTTTTACCAGGAGCGGGCCAACGCCACGGTAAGCGTGATGCTGGCCCGTCTGCGGGAAGCCCCATGA
- a CDS encoding amidohydrolase family protein, with amino-acid sequence MNEARFLLIASGTVVPMTQEGLFFSADLLIKGNRIIQVAPHIRPPEGCQVLDARGCLVLPGFVQTHVHVVQSLARNRADSLSLLDWLSRRIWPYEAALTESEVAVAARLGVAELLLSGTTAALDMGTVHHHHQVFAAAAELGIRFVSGKCHMDRGEQVPEPLLEDPETSLAEAEQLAARWHGAASDRLRYAVAPRFVLSCSPELLVGCVELARSQHLMLHTHASENQKETELVRSLTGKGNVAYLADLGLAGPDTVLAHCVHLEDGEYELMARRQTGVAHCPGANLKLGSGIADLPRLLASGVRVGLGADGPPCNNRLSIFHEMALAGTLHNLRHGPGAISPWRVLELATWRGAQVLGWGQELGRLQEGFLADVVVLSPSLSWEPWGDPASMVVFGGGVANVRHVVVNGQVVVEEGRLLTADAAAIQQEARQAAQALAGRLAWP; translated from the coding sequence GTGAACGAGGCCCGCTTCTTGCTGATCGCTTCCGGAACCGTGGTGCCCATGACGCAAGAGGGCCTGTTCTTTTCTGCTGACCTTTTGATCAAGGGCAACAGGATCATCCAAGTAGCTCCTCACATCCGCCCACCTGAGGGTTGCCAGGTTTTGGACGCCCGAGGCTGCCTGGTGCTGCCGGGTTTTGTGCAAACCCACGTCCATGTGGTGCAAAGCCTGGCCCGCAACCGCGCCGATAGTCTTTCGCTTTTGGATTGGCTTTCCCGGCGGATTTGGCCCTACGAAGCGGCGCTCACCGAAAGCGAGGTGGCGGTGGCGGCCCGCCTGGGGGTTGCTGAGCTGTTGCTTTCCGGCACCACCGCCGCGCTGGACATGGGCACCGTGCACCACCATCACCAGGTCTTTGCCGCGGCCGCCGAGCTAGGCATCCGCTTTGTTTCCGGCAAGTGCCACATGGACCGCGGGGAACAGGTCCCCGAGCCGCTCTTGGAGGACCCCGAAACCTCACTGGCCGAAGCCGAACAGCTGGCCGCCCGCTGGCACGGCGCGGCTTCCGACCGCCTGCGCTACGCAGTGGCCCCGCGCTTTGTGCTTTCCTGCTCGCCCGAGCTGCTGGTGGGTTGCGTGGAGCTGGCCAGAAGCCAGCACCTCATGCTTCACACCCACGCCAGCGAAAACCAAAAGGAAACTGAGCTGGTGCGTTCCCTGACCGGCAAAGGCAACGTGGCTTACCTGGCCGATTTAGGCCTTGCCGGACCGGATACCGTGCTGGCCCACTGCGTGCACCTGGAGGACGGCGAATACGAGCTCATGGCCCGCCGGCAAACCGGCGTGGCCCACTGCCCCGGGGCCAACCTCAAGCTGGGCTCGGGCATTGCCGATTTGCCCCGGCTGCTGGCCAGCGGCGTGCGGGTGGGGCTGGGAGCCGACGGTCCCCCCTGTAACAATCGGCTGTCGATCTTTCACGAGATGGCGCTGGCGGGAACCCTCCACAACCTGCGTCACGGGCCAGGGGCTATTTCCCCCTGGCGGGTCCTGGAGCTGGCCACCTGGCGGGGGGCGCAAGTTCTGGGCTGGGGGCAGGAGCTGGGCCGTCTCCAGGAGGGCTTTCTCGCCGATGTGGTGGTGCTTTCCCCCAGCTTGAGCTGGGAGCCCTGGGGCGATCCCGCCAGCATGGTAGTCTTTGGGGGCGGGGTAGCGAACGTGCGACACGTGGTAGTCAATGGCCAAGTGGTGGTGGAGGAGGGAAGGCTCCTCACCGCCGATGCCGCCGCCATCCAACAGGAAGCCCGCCAGGCGGCCCAAGCGCTGGCCGGGAGGCTGGCCTGGCCATGA
- a CDS encoding sensor histidine kinase, protein MRAESRFAMRHVLVLVVLAVVLNAQFTWWVVYSLRENGVRLRLERQLMVDGLRRVAARVQERLARLEASLPAGGVVPSPKPPFSSLVLIPRNLKERQWEAREGGIALLVPVRGGLVAELGLPLEVVSRWVEEEEPGAWLVPPDAPRPRGIETVPLGLPVAGYALAPDREQWEVATIRYQRRVLMVVSEGVFFWVGMAAVVALLWRMLRQEAVLEQQRQNFISAVTHELKTPIAGIRLSLETVLSGRAQGPSQEQFLRNALSDAERLQNLVEKVLELTRFASGVHRLNIQLADLSQLVEEELLSAQVRAEARGVKVEADITPGVMVPHDGEGVAIILSNLLENAFKYASTTDPRVWVKLWVEHGQAVVEVRDNGIGIAPEELPKIFGVFYRGGDEVARRTPGTGIGLFVAREIAKAHGGKLVASSAGPGQGASFRLILPGAQQVDGEGELEYDNDEVSHGS, encoded by the coding sequence ATGCGTGCCGAGAGCCGATTTGCCATGCGCCACGTGCTGGTGCTGGTGGTGCTGGCGGTGGTGCTGAACGCTCAGTTCACCTGGTGGGTCGTCTATTCCCTGCGGGAAAACGGGGTGCGGTTGCGCTTGGAACGCCAGCTCATGGTGGACGGCTTGCGGCGGGTGGCGGCGCGGGTGCAGGAGCGCTTGGCAAGGCTGGAGGCCTCGCTGCCAGCCGGAGGCGTGGTGCCCTCGCCAAAACCGCCCTTTTCCTCCCTGGTGCTGATCCCCCGCAACCTCAAGGAACGGCAGTGGGAGGCGCGAGAAGGGGGCATTGCCCTGCTGGTACCCGTGCGTGGTGGCTTGGTAGCCGAGCTGGGCTTGCCGCTGGAGGTGGTAAGCCGCTGGGTGGAGGAGGAAGAGCCGGGGGCGTGGCTGGTGCCCCCCGACGCCCCCCGCCCCCGAGGGATCGAAACCGTGCCCTTGGGTTTGCCGGTGGCGGGTTACGCGCTGGCGCCGGACCGGGAGCAGTGGGAGGTCGCCACCATCCGCTACCAGCGGCGGGTGCTCATGGTGGTGAGCGAGGGCGTCTTCTTCTGGGTGGGGATGGCGGCGGTGGTGGCGCTGCTCTGGCGCATGCTGCGCCAGGAAGCGGTTTTGGAACAGCAGCGGCAGAACTTTATTTCCGCGGTGACCCATGAGCTGAAAACGCCCATTGCCGGTATCCGTTTGAGCTTGGAAACGGTGCTTTCGGGGCGGGCCCAGGGCCCCTCCCAGGAGCAGTTTTTGCGCAACGCCTTATCCGATGCTGAGCGCCTGCAGAACCTGGTGGAAAAGGTGCTGGAGCTGACCCGCTTTGCCTCCGGTGTGCACCGGCTTAACATTCAACTGGCTGACCTTTCGCAGCTGGTGGAGGAAGAGCTCTTGAGCGCCCAGGTACGAGCGGAGGCCCGAGGGGTGAAGGTGGAAGCTGACATCACCCCGGGGGTCATGGTGCCCCACGACGGGGAAGGCGTGGCCATCATCCTCTCAAACTTGCTGGAAAACGCCTTCAAATACGCTTCCACTACGGATCCCAGGGTGTGGGTGAAGCTTTGGGTGGAGCATGGGCAAGCCGTTGTGGAGGTGCGTGACAACGGCATTGGCATTGCCCCCGAGGAATTGCCTAAGATCTTTGGGGTGTTTTACCGGGGCGGCGATGAGGTGGCCCGCCGCACCCCCGGCACCGGCATCGGCCTTTTTGTGGCCAGGGAGATTGCCAAGGCGCACGGGGGCAAGCTGGTGGCCTCCAGTGCCGGTCCCGGCCAGGGGGCAAGCTTTAGGTTGATCCTCCCCGGTGCCCAGCAAGTGGACGGAGAGGGGGAGTTGGAGTACGATAACGATGAGGTGAGCCATGGCAGCTAA
- a CDS encoding response regulator transcription factor — protein MAAKILVVEDEKHLAEALAHNLRFEGYEATVVHDGEQALERLANEDFDLVVLDVMLPGISGFEVCQRLRDMGNRVPILFLTAKSSDADRLQGLRQGGDDYMTKPFLLEELVLRIKGILRRQEWFKTPVAERGVFRFGDSEINFRTFKAKGPHGEVELTEKECMLMKLLVELQGQVVSRELILERVWGYKYGSSSRTIDNFIVRLRRYFEPDPRRPRYIHSVRGVGYRFTPEGLPAQKS, from the coding sequence ATGGCAGCTAAGATCTTGGTGGTGGAAGACGAAAAACACCTTGCTGAGGCGTTGGCCCACAACTTGCGTTTTGAAGGCTACGAGGCCACCGTCGTCCACGACGGCGAGCAGGCCCTGGAGCGCTTGGCCAACGAAGACTTCGATTTGGTGGTTCTGGACGTGATGCTTCCCGGGATTTCGGGTTTCGAGGTTTGCCAGCGCCTGCGGGACATGGGCAACCGCGTGCCCATCCTGTTCTTGACCGCCAAATCCTCGGACGCCGATCGCCTTCAGGGGCTCCGCCAGGGTGGCGACGACTACATGACCAAGCCGTTCCTGCTGGAAGAGCTGGTGCTGCGCATAAAGGGCATCCTCCGGCGGCAGGAGTGGTTCAAAACCCCGGTTGCCGAGCGCGGGGTTTTCCGCTTTGGGGACAGCGAGATCAACTTCCGCACCTTTAAGGCCAAAGGCCCCCACGGCGAGGTGGAGCTAACCGAGAAGGAATGCATGCTGATGAAGCTTTTGGTGGAGCTGCAGGGGCAGGTGGTTTCCCGGGAGCTCATCCTGGAGCGGGTTTGGGGCTACAAGTACGGCTCCTCTTCCCGCACCATTGACAACTTCATCGTGCGCTTGCGCCGCTACTTTGAACCCGATCCCCGCCGCCCGCGGTATATTCACTCGGTGCGGGGTGTGGGGTACCGCTTTACGCCTGAGGGTCTTCCGGCGCAAAAGTCTTGA
- the recA gene encoding recombinase RecA: protein MSQEKLKALEVAVSQIERQFGKGAIMRLGQREALAVQVIPTGSLGLDAALGVGGMPRGRVVEIYGPESSGKTTLALHVIAEAQKLGGLAAFIDAEHALDPEYSAKLGVDVDNLLVSQPDNGEQALEIAETLIRSGSVDVVVIDSVAALVPRAELEGEMGDASMGLQARLMSQALRKLTGVVSKSKTCVIFINQIREKIGVMFGNPETTTGGRALKFYASVRLDIRRIAPIKSGEEVVGNRTKVKVVKNKVAAPFRVAEFDILYGEGISRAGEILDLGIEHRLLTKSGTWISYGDVRLGQGRENARAYLKEHPELMAELEGKLRSMLPNLARPATAAEEA from the coding sequence GTGAGTCAGGAAAAGCTCAAGGCTTTGGAAGTGGCTGTGTCGCAAATCGAGCGCCAGTTTGGCAAAGGCGCCATCATGCGCCTGGGTCAGCGGGAAGCGCTGGCCGTGCAGGTGATCCCCACCGGCTCCCTGGGGCTGGATGCGGCCCTGGGCGTTGGGGGGATGCCCCGGGGGCGTGTGGTGGAGATTTACGGCCCCGAATCCTCGGGGAAAACCACCTTGGCCTTGCACGTCATCGCTGAAGCCCAAAAACTTGGGGGCCTTGCGGCCTTTATTGACGCGGAACACGCCCTGGATCCCGAGTACTCGGCCAAGCTCGGGGTGGACGTGGACAACCTGCTGGTTTCCCAGCCGGACAACGGCGAACAAGCCCTGGAAATTGCCGAAACCCTTATCCGCTCGGGCTCGGTGGACGTGGTGGTCATTGACTCGGTGGCGGCGCTGGTGCCCAGGGCTGAGCTGGAAGGGGAAATGGGCGACGCTTCCATGGGGTTGCAAGCCCGCCTCATGTCGCAGGCCCTGCGCAAGCTCACCGGTGTGGTTTCCAAGTCCAAAACCTGCGTGATCTTCATCAACCAGATTCGGGAAAAGATCGGCGTGATGTTTGGCAACCCCGAAACCACCACCGGCGGCCGGGCGCTGAAGTTTTACGCCTCGGTGCGCCTGGACATTCGCCGGATTGCGCCGATCAAGTCCGGAGAAGAGGTGGTGGGCAACCGCACCAAGGTGAAGGTGGTGAAAAACAAAGTGGCGGCGCCCTTCCGGGTGGCGGAGTTTGACATCCTTTACGGTGAGGGCATCTCCCGCGCCGGCGAAATCCTGGATTTGGGGATCGAGCACCGCTTGCTCACCAAATCCGGCACCTGGATTTCCTACGGTGACGTGCGGCTCGGCCAGGGGCGGGAAAACGCCCGGGCTTACCTCAAGGAGCACCCCGAGCTCATGGCTGAGCTGGAGGGCAAGCTGCGCAGCATGCTCCCCAACCTGGCGCGGCCGGCAACGGCAGCGGAAGAAGCCTAA
- a CDS encoding quinone oxidoreductase family protein, protein MRAWVAHRYGPPEVLRLTELPDPKPGPGQALVRVRAIGLNFADCMARAGVYPNTPRPPFVPGMEVAGEVAALGEGVSEPPVGTPVAAVPIFGGHGEYVVVKASHLRPLPPGLSFVEGASLVVTGLTADHALFTVGRLRPGERVAILAAAGGVGTIAVQMAMRAGAQVLAVASTEAKRELVRQLGAQEVVDYEAYPEALADGVDVVLDSVGGRLFRIGWRALRPDGRYVLFGFASAVGRRRIRYLKAAVELLRMGVVFPRALLQSCRTLSGFNLSLVPHLASHLAERYQVLCEKVASGELKPVIGRVFPFSELPAAHAFLQGRASFGKVVVTVPYLLSRV, encoded by the coding sequence ATGCGGGCCTGGGTTGCGCACCGCTACGGTCCTCCTGAAGTTTTGCGGCTGACGGAGCTCCCCGATCCCAAACCTGGGCCCGGTCAGGCTCTGGTGAGGGTTCGCGCCATCGGCTTGAACTTTGCCGACTGCATGGCGCGAGCAGGCGTTTACCCCAATACCCCCAGGCCCCCTTTCGTGCCCGGCATGGAAGTGGCGGGGGAGGTGGCGGCGTTGGGGGAGGGTGTGTCTGAACCGCCGGTGGGAACGCCGGTGGCGGCCGTTCCCATCTTCGGCGGGCATGGGGAGTACGTGGTGGTGAAGGCCAGCCACCTGCGCCCGTTACCGCCGGGGCTTTCTTTTGTGGAAGGAGCCAGCCTGGTGGTCACGGGGCTCACCGCTGACCACGCGCTTTTTACCGTGGGGCGCCTGCGCCCCGGTGAAAGGGTGGCCATCCTGGCGGCGGCCGGTGGGGTGGGGACAATCGCCGTGCAAATGGCGATGCGGGCGGGAGCGCAGGTGCTGGCGGTGGCTTCCACCGAAGCCAAGCGGGAGCTGGTGCGGCAACTGGGGGCCCAGGAGGTGGTGGACTACGAGGCCTATCCAGAAGCGTTGGCCGACGGCGTGGATGTGGTGCTGGATTCGGTGGGGGGAAGGCTCTTCCGGATCGGGTGGCGGGCCTTGCGGCCCGATGGGCGCTACGTGCTCTTCGGTTTTGCCTCGGCGGTGGGCCGCCGGCGCATCCGCTACCTCAAGGCAGCGGTAGAGCTCTTGCGCATGGGTGTGGTTTTCCCTAGGGCCTTGCTGCAGTCCTGCCGCACGCTTTCGGGCTTTAACCTCTCTTTGGTGCCGCACCTGGCTTCGCACCTGGCCGAACGCTACCAGGTGCTTTGCGAAAAAGTTGCAAGTGGTGAGCTCAAGCCGGTGATCGGAAGGGTTTTCCCGTTTTCAGAGCTGCCGGCAGCCCACGCTTTCCTGCAGGGACGGGCTTCCTTTGGCAAGGTGGTGGTGACGGTTCCGTACCTGCTAAGCAGGGTCTAG
- a CDS encoding sigma-54-dependent transcriptional regulator produces the protein MEKKGRVLVVDDDGANRKVVATILGGEGFEVAEAADAFLALDRLDRFHPHAVILDIKMPGMDGLGLLRDWRARGLEVPVIILTGHGDEFTASHCLAAGADAFLDKPPQRAELLLAVQNAVARGKLLEENRTLKEELRYPPLLGSSAAMEKLREDIARVAPARATVLIVGESGTGKELVARRIHELSPRAEKPFIRVNCAAIPEELIESELFGHEKGAFTGAVRRQIGKFVQADGGTIFLDEVGDMSARTQAKVLRVLQDGEVEPVGAGEVRRVDVRVIAATNKDLEKEVAAGRFREDLYFRLSVVVLRTPPLREHPEDIPELVSYFTAQACQEYNRHCKKWSPEALEQLARYPWPGNVRELKNLVERVVIMDLAETITAVDLPSVSGRGQDPELAAVFAAPTLAEFHARAEREYLKRMLERHHWNVAATARAIKTPRSNLYKKIEAYKLRREE, from the coding sequence GTGGAGAAGAAGGGGCGAGTGCTGGTGGTGGACGACGATGGGGCCAACCGCAAGGTGGTGGCCACCATCCTTGGGGGCGAAGGCTTCGAGGTTGCGGAAGCGGCTGACGCCTTTTTGGCCTTGGATCGCCTGGACCGTTTTCACCCCCACGCGGTGATCCTGGACATCAAGATGCCGGGGATGGACGGCCTGGGTCTCTTGCGGGACTGGCGGGCCCGGGGGCTGGAGGTGCCGGTGATCATCCTCACCGGTCACGGGGACGAGTTCACCGCCAGCCACTGTTTGGCCGCCGGTGCCGATGCGTTTTTGGACAAGCCCCCCCAGCGGGCCGAGCTTTTGTTGGCGGTGCAAAACGCCGTGGCCCGGGGCAAGCTCCTGGAGGAAAACCGCACCCTCAAGGAGGAGCTGCGCTACCCGCCGCTTTTGGGTTCTTCCGCGGCCATGGAAAAGCTCCGGGAGGACATTGCCCGGGTGGCGCCGGCGCGGGCCACGGTGCTCATCGTGGGGGAATCCGGCACCGGCAAGGAGCTGGTGGCGCGGCGCATCCACGAGCTTTCCCCCCGGGCGGAAAAGCCCTTTATCCGCGTGAACTGCGCCGCCATCCCCGAAGAGCTCATCGAGTCCGAGCTTTTTGGCCATGAAAAGGGCGCCTTCACCGGTGCCGTCCGCCGGCAAATTGGCAAGTTCGTGCAAGCCGATGGTGGCACGATCTTCTTGGACGAGGTGGGGGATATGTCCGCCCGCACCCAGGCCAAGGTGCTGCGGGTGCTGCAGGACGGCGAGGTGGAGCCGGTGGGTGCGGGCGAGGTGAGGCGGGTGGACGTGCGGGTCATTGCTGCAACCAACAAGGACCTGGAAAAAGAAGTGGCCGCTGGGCGCTTCCGCGAGGACCTTTACTTCCGCCTTTCGGTGGTGGTGCTGCGCACCCCTCCGCTGCGGGAGCACCCCGAGGACATCCCCGAGCTGGTTTCGTACTTCACCGCCCAGGCCTGCCAGGAGTACAACCGCCACTGCAAGAAGTGGAGCCCCGAAGCGCTGGAGCAGCTGGCCCGCTACCCCTGGCCGGGGAACGTGCGGGAGCTCAAGAACCTGGTGGAGCGGGTGGTGATCATGGACCTTGCCGAAACCATCACCGCGGTGGATCTGCCCAGCGTCAGCGGCAGGGGTCAGGACCCGGAGCTGGCGGCGGTGTTTGCCGCACCCACCCTGGCCGAGTTCCACGCCCGTGCGGAACGGGAGTACTTGAAGCGCATGCTGGAGCGCCACCACTGGAACGTAGCCGCCACTGCCCGCGCCATCAAAACCCCACGGTCCAACCTGTACAAGAAAATCGAAGCCTACAAGCTTCGCCGGGAGGAGTAA
- the pyrE gene encoding orotate phosphoribosyltransferase produces MQAVSLEDMAAVGAYLSGHFVLSSGLHSPNYLQCALYLASPPAAEAAGRQLAARLKHVAPNLVVSPALGGVIIGHEVARALGVRFFFTERWEGKMTLRRGFAVPAQARVLVVEDVVTTGGSTREVMAVVEEQGGTVVGVGAIVNRSGSDNPFAPLPFASLLSVNIPTYPPEACPLCQQGLPLEKPGSRR; encoded by the coding sequence ATGCAAGCGGTAAGCCTTGAAGATATGGCCGCGGTGGGTGCCTACCTTTCCGGCCATTTTGTGCTGTCCTCAGGCCTTCATTCCCCCAACTACCTACAGTGCGCCCTGTACCTGGCCTCCCCGCCGGCGGCGGAAGCCGCAGGCAGGCAGTTGGCTGCTCGTCTGAAGCACGTGGCGCCGAACCTGGTGGTCTCCCCGGCTTTGGGCGGGGTCATCATCGGCCATGAGGTAGCCCGCGCTCTGGGGGTGCGGTTTTTCTTTACCGAGCGGTGGGAAGGGAAGATGACCCTGCGTCGGGGCTTTGCCGTGCCGGCGCAAGCGCGGGTTTTGGTGGTGGAAGACGTGGTGACCACCGGCGGCTCCACCCGGGAGGTCATGGCTGTGGTTGAAGAGCAAGGCGGCACGGTGGTGGGGGTGGGGGCCATTGTGAACCGCTCGGGAAGCGACAACCCGTTTGCGCCGTTGCCCTTTGCCTCGCTTTTGTCGGTGAACATCCCCACTTACCCGCCGGAGGCTTGCCCCCTTTGCCAGCAAGGGCTGCCGCTGGAAAAGCCCGGCTCGCGCCGCTAA
- a CDS encoding DUF2752 domain-containing protein, whose translation MKRCGPLALVAGVGLLLALTVPLWPELSHSLPPCPFRTLTGVPCPTCGTTRAVLALSHGHVGEAFLHNPMVTVGLFFTGLAAVLWAFAHAGGKTLPKALASLERHWPWWLRMGVTLALVANWVWVVARG comes from the coding sequence GTGAAACGCTGCGGTCCTTTGGCTCTTGTGGCGGGGGTGGGTCTGCTTTTGGCTCTCACCGTCCCCCTTTGGCCGGAGCTGAGCCACAGCCTGCCCCCCTGCCCCTTCCGCACCCTCACCGGTGTCCCCTGTCCCACCTGCGGCACCACCCGCGCCGTGCTGGCCCTCAGCCACGGCCACGTGGGGGAGGCTTTCCTGCACAACCCCATGGTCACCGTGGGGCTGTTCTTCACGGGGCTTGCCGCGGTCCTTTGGGCTTTCGCCCACGCCGGCGGAAAGACCCTCCCCAAAGCCCTGGCCTCCCTGGAACGGCACTGGCCGTGGTGGCTGCGGATGGGCGTGACCCTGGCTCTGGTGGCCAACTGGGTCTGGGTGGTTGCCAGGGGTTAG